From the genome of Malus sylvestris chromosome 6, drMalSylv7.2, whole genome shotgun sequence, one region includes:
- the LOC126625553 gene encoding uncharacterized protein LOC126625553, whose amino-acid sequence MLAYGASANQVDEIARMGKTTVLESLMRFCSTIEALYTNEYLRKPTPRDMRKLLRNGKMRDIPGIIRSIDCMHWTWKNCPSAWQEAYDDRKRAKNIILEAVASFDTWIWHAFSGVPRVQNDLNVIAQSPVFDELLQGKSPRCTY is encoded by the coding sequence atgcttgcatatggagcatctgcaaatcaagtggatgagattgCGAGGATGGGAAAAACAACTGTTTTGGAGTCCTTGATGCGGTTTTGCTCTACAATTGAAGCCCTATACACCAATGAGTACCTCCGGAAACCCACGCCAAGGGACATGCGAAAGCTTCTAAGGAATGGCAAGATGCGAGACATCCCTGGCATAATTCGAAGCATCGACTGCATgcattggacttggaaaaactgtccaagtgcctGGCAAGAAGCTTATGACGACAGAAAAAGAGCCAAAAAcatcattttggaagcggtggcttcatttgatacgtGGATTTGGCATGCCTTTTCTGGTGTTCCAAGAGTTCAGAATGACTTAAATGTCATTGCCCAATCTCCAGTGTTCGACGAACTGCTGCAAGGAAAATCACCGAGATGCACATATTGA
- the LOC126625249 gene encoding uncharacterized protein LOC126625249 — protein sequence MGNCLFGGLGDADGVVQVTASNGGIMEFYVPITVGSITKEFPGHGIFRSHDLFWKPLSNHDDLLAGQSYYLLPLNSQSGRHLGSAQIVREGHVRSNSIPTCSLAAPYRMSLDYQGMMKRSYTEAFSKYNNVSFWKVKLVISPEQLLEILAQEGRTQQLIESVRTVAKCGSGGSVSGLGFSDQWSLSSSSRNASSKKDGILLDI from the coding sequence ATGGGCAATTGCTTGTTTGGAGGTTTGGGAGATGCAGATGGGGTAGTCCAAGTGACAGCATCAAATGGTGGGATAATGGAGTTTTATGTGCCAATCACAGTAGGCTCCATCACCAAGGAATTTCCAGGCCATGGAATATTCAGAAGCCATGACCTATTTTGGAAACCGCTCTCTAACCATGATGATCTTCTGGCAGGACAAAGTTACTATCTTCTCCCTCTCAACAGCCAAAGTGGTCGTCACTTGGGCAGCGCCCAGATTGTGAGGGAAGGACATGTTAGGTCAAACAGCATACCAACTTGTTCACTTGCTGCGCCCTACAGAATGTCGCTTGATTACCAAGGAATGATGAAGAGGTCTTACACCGAGGCGTTTTCGAAGTACAACAACGTCAGTTTTTGGAAGGTGAAGCTGGTGATCAGTCCAGAGCAGCTGTTGGAGATTTTGGCTCAGGAGGGTCGGACTCAGCAGTTGATTGAGAGTGTGAGGACTGTGGCTAAATGTGGGAGTGGTGGTTCGGTTTCGGGTTTGGGATTTTCCGATCAGTGGAGCCTCTCGAGTAGTAGTAGAAATGCGTCATCTAAGAAAGATGGAATATTGCTAGACATTTAG